In Flavobacterium sp. 83, the genomic window TGTTCGTAAAGTTGTAGAGAACCATTATAAATCGTCAAAACTTTTTGTGATAAAGAAATGTGGACATGTAGTAAATGTGGAGCAGCCTAATGCTTTCAATGATGCTGTACTTTCTTTTATAAATACAGCTAAATAAAAAATGCCTGCATTTAAAAATGCAGGCAATTCTTTAACTAACCAAAACCAAAATAATAAATAACCAGTTTATTACTCTGCAAAGATCATATATATACGGATGTTATGCTGTTAAGATTTTGTTATTACTTTGTTGTACATACGTTAAGTTTTTTTAACTTTAATCTATCAATTCCTTGTTATTGATTCTGTTTCAGAATCAACTTTGAAACTACCCCATTTTACCTGCCAACTTTGATTCTCTTTTGTTGAAAAATGCAACTTGATTTTTTGCTAGTGTTTTTAGAGACACTTCAATTTTTTGTGTTTTTTAAGTTTTGTTATTGTTTGATGAAAACTATTAAATTGTATTAATATGAAATCACATGAAAAACTTACAACAGCGTCCGGAAGACCATTTGCTGAAAATGAAAATTCGCAATCGGTAGGTTCACGAGGACCATTATTATTGCAGGATTATATTCTTCACGAAAAAATGGCTCATTTTAACAGAGAGCGCATTCCTGAACGAGTAGTACATGCAAAAGGTTCAGGAGCATTTGGGACATTTACCGTAACACACGATATTACTAAATATACAAAAGCGAAAATCTTTTCTGAAATTGGAAAAGAAACTAAATTAGTGCTTCGATTTTCAACCGTGGGAGGTGAAAGAGGCTCGGCTGATACAGAAAGAGATCCGCGAGGTTTTGCTATGAAATTTTACACCGAAGACGGGAATTGGGATTTAGTGGGTAATAATACTCCCGTATTCTTTGTTAAAGATCCTAAAAAATTCGGAGACTTTATACATACCCAAAAACGAGATCCGTACACTAATATGAAATCGCCTACGATGATGTGGGATTATTGGTCGCTTAATCCCGAGAGTTTGCATCAGGTATTAATATTGATGTCAGATCGGGGAACTCCTTTTGGCTATCGGCACATGCATGGTTTTGGGAGTCATACGTATTCGATGATAAATGCTGGTAATGAACGTGTTTATGTGAAATTTCATTTCATAACAGCGCAAGGAATTAAAAATTTTACAAATGAAGAAGCGGCTGAAATGAAATCACGTGATATGGATTTTGCGCAAAGAGATTTGTTTGAAAATATCGATAAAGGAAATTTTCCGCAATGGAATTTGAAAATTCAAGTAATGACGGAAGAGCAAGCCAATTCACAGGACTATTATTTAAATCCCTTTGATTTGACTAAAGTTTGGCCTCATGGCGATTTCCCTTTGATTGATGTTGGTGTTTTAGAATTAAATCAAAATCCACATAATTACTTTCAGGATATAGAACAAGTGGGATTTGCACCGGCACATATTGTGGATGGAATTGGCTATTCACCGGATAAAATGTTGCAAGGGCGATTGTTATCCTATCCTGATGCGCAGCGGTATCGCTTGGGGACTAATTATGAGCAAATCCCGGTAAACCGTTGCCCATTTGCAACTAATAATTACCAGCGGGATGGACAAATGCGTGTAGATGGGAATGGAGGGAGCTATCCAAATTATTTTCCCAATAGTTTTGATGCTATGGAAATAGACCAAGCTTATAAAGAACCGCCATTGGAAGTATTCAGTGATTTTGCCGACTGGTACGATAGAAATTGTGAAGGGGAGAATGACCATTATACCCAACCGGGCAATTTATTTAAAATCATGACTCTGGAGCAACAGCAAAATACGATTAACAATATTATTGCTCATATGTCTGGCATCGAAGGTCCTAAAAAAGAAGAAATAGTAAACCGTCAATTGAATCATTGGTATAGAGCTGACGGTCGCATAGGGGCAGGAGTTGCTGCTGGATTAGGTGTTGACGTTGACTTGTTAGAAAGGTAAAAATTTTAAAATATCAAAAAAAAAATGCTCGCTAAAAGTGAGCATTTTGTATATAATAGATTTAATTATTTCTATGGGTTTCGGCTCTCTTCTTTGGAGAGGGTTGGTAGAATTCTAAGAAAATACCACCGTTTTATTATTGTAAACCATTGTTTTTCTCTCGGCATGCAATTTTATGGCCCGTGCCAAAACCATGCGTTCCAGATCTCGGCCTTTCATAATAAAATCTTCTATAGAATGGCTGTGTGAAACTCGGGCAATGTCTTGCTCGATGATTGGACCTTCATCTAATCCTTCGGTTACATAATGGCTGGTGGCACCAATAATTTTCACGCCGCGTTTAAAAGCAGAATGATACGGTTTTGCTCCAGGAAATGCCGGAAGAAAGGAATGATGAATATTGATAATTTGATTTCTGTATTGCGCAATCAAATTAGGTGTGATAATCTGCATGTAGCGAGCCAAAACAATAAAGTCAATATGGTACTGATTCAGTAAATCAAGTTGCATTTGTTCCCCTTCGGCCTTAATATCTTTTGTGAAAGGAACATAATGAAATGGAATAGAAAAACGTTCTGCCACTGATTTTAAATCTTCATGATTGCTGATGATTAAAGGAATTTCCAAGGGTAGTTCTCCAGCGCTGTAGCGTCCTAAAATGTCATACAAACAATGATCGTATTTAGATACAAATAAAGCCATTTTTGGTTTCTCATTCTGGGTGTACATTTCCCAGGACATATTAAATGGAGTTGCTAAATTTGCCTGGAAATGAATTTTGATTGCTTCAATATCCCAATTTTCAGCACTAAACTCACATTCCAAACGCATGAAAAAAACATTTTCATCGGCATCCACATGTTGGTCCAAATAAATAATGTTTCCATCAATTGAGGCAATATAATTAGTAACCGAGGCAATAATTGCTTTTTGGTCCTCGCAATGTATAAGTATGGTAATTTTTTGCATTAGATGTCTCTTTTCGGCTTTACTGATTAGTATTGAATCGTGTTTTCAAAACTAAACGTATTTCTTTTTATAAAAAAGTTTAATTTGTCTGTTTTATGTTTGAAAAAACAGCCCGGTTTTAATTTATATTTTGTCCTGCATTGCAAAAACCTTTTGTAATAACACAGAAGTTCTGGTACTCAAATTCGTTCGGATGTTTTTTTCTTCAACGGCAACCATCTTGAAAACGCCAATCATTGCTTGATTAGTTACATAATCAGTCAAGTCAGGATTTACTTTATTTACTAATGGAATGCTGTTGTATTTTGTAATAATGTTGGTCCAAACTTTATCAGCACCTACTTTAGTGAATGAGTTTTTAATCACAGGGTTGAATTTCCCGTATAAAGCCGTTGAGGTACTGTTTTGTAAATAAGTAGTAGCCGAACTTTGATTGCCCATCAAAATTGATTTGGCATCCATAAAAGTCATGTTTCTTACGGCATCGACAAATATAGGAGTTGCTTCCTTAACGGCATCTTCGGCAGCACGATTCAACACTTTCAAGCCTTCATCAGCCAATGAACTCAGTCCAATTTTTCGTAAACCGGCATCTACTTTTCTTAATTCTGCGGGAAGTAAAATTTTAACAGCTTCATTTCTATAAAAACCATCTACGGCAGTCAATTTTGTCACTTGTTTCGAAATTCCATTATTCAGCGCTTCTTTTAATCCGCCTGCAATATCAACCCCGCCTATTCCTTGTGTTTGCGGTAATTGGTTCAAAACTTGTTGCATTTCTGCACAACTGGAAAGCGAAATTGCTACCGCTAAAATTAAAATTTTCTTCATCGTAAATTCATTATTGATTAATTCGCCTTTCAGCATTTGTAAAAATACTACTTATTCAAAAATAAAGCCAACTATTTTTTAGGAGCATAAACTTTAGGTTTATTAATCACGATTTGTCCCGCTTTACGCTGTATCCTCGCCAAAAAAAGCGAGGGATGCCGCTGCAATCGGGGCTAAATAACAAAAATCTTTCTTATTTATTAATAACAAGCGCTAGTATCAAATAATTTTTAAAATAAAATCGTAAATTGCAGTCTTAAATTATGATATTCACAAAATGGAACAACAAAAACCATATATCCCTAACAATAAAGTAAGAATTGTAACTGCAGCAGCTCTTTTTGACGGTCACGATGCCGCAATCAACATCATGCGTAGAATTATTCAGTCTACTGGTGTTGAGGTAATCCATTTAGGTCACGATAGAAGTGTGGAAGAAGTGGTCAACACAGCGATTCAAGAAGATGCTAATGCTATTGCAATAACTTCCTA contains:
- the purU gene encoding formyltetrahydrofolate deformylase — translated: MQKITILIHCEDQKAIIASVTNYIASIDGNIIYLDQHVDADENVFFMRLECEFSAENWDIEAIKIHFQANLATPFNMSWEMYTQNEKPKMALFVSKYDHCLYDILGRYSAGELPLEIPLIISNHEDLKSVAERFSIPFHYVPFTKDIKAEGEQMQLDLLNQYHIDFIVLARYMQIITPNLIAQYRNQIINIHHSFLPAFPGAKPYHSAFKRGVKIIGATSHYVTEGLDEGPIIEQDIARVSHSHSIEDFIMKGRDLERMVLARAIKLHAERKTMVYNNKTVVFS
- a CDS encoding DUF4197 domain-containing protein, producing MKKILILAVAISLSSCAEMQQVLNQLPQTQGIGGVDIAGGLKEALNNGISKQVTKLTAVDGFYRNEAVKILLPAELRKVDAGLRKIGLSSLADEGLKVLNRAAEDAVKEATPIFVDAVRNMTFMDAKSILMGNQSSATTYLQNSTSTALYGKFNPVIKNSFTKVGADKVWTNIITKYNSIPLVNKVNPDLTDYVTNQAMIGVFKMVAVEEKNIRTNLSTRTSVLLQKVFAMQDKI
- a CDS encoding catalase, translated to MKSHEKLTTASGRPFAENENSQSVGSRGPLLLQDYILHEKMAHFNRERIPERVVHAKGSGAFGTFTVTHDITKYTKAKIFSEIGKETKLVLRFSTVGGERGSADTERDPRGFAMKFYTEDGNWDLVGNNTPVFFVKDPKKFGDFIHTQKRDPYTNMKSPTMMWDYWSLNPESLHQVLILMSDRGTPFGYRHMHGFGSHTYSMINAGNERVYVKFHFITAQGIKNFTNEEAAEMKSRDMDFAQRDLFENIDKGNFPQWNLKIQVMTEEQANSQDYYLNPFDLTKVWPHGDFPLIDVGVLELNQNPHNYFQDIEQVGFAPAHIVDGIGYSPDKMLQGRLLSYPDAQRYRLGTNYEQIPVNRCPFATNNYQRDGQMRVDGNGGSYPNYFPNSFDAMEIDQAYKEPPLEVFSDFADWYDRNCEGENDHYTQPGNLFKIMTLEQQQNTINNIIAHMSGIEGPKKEEIVNRQLNHWYRADGRIGAGVAAGLGVDVDLLER